One window of Bacillus sp. THAF10 genomic DNA carries:
- the rsmG gene encoding 16S rRNA (guanine(527)-N(7))-methyltransferase RsmG — protein MNKEQFISMLKEKGIDLSPTQLSQFDTYFRLLVEWNEKMNLTAITKEEEVYLKHFYDSITAAFYVDLTKEQTVCDVGAGAGFPSIPLKICFPNLHVTIVDSLKKRITFLEHLASELGLTNVQFVHDRAETFGQNPAYREKYDLVTARAVARLSVLSELCLPLVKPGGTFIPMKAAAANEELEKGKKALQILGAKMETIHSFLLPIEESERNILIIQKTKATPKKYPRKPGTPNKQPLE, from the coding sequence CATTGACCTTTCTCCTACTCAGCTTTCTCAATTTGATACATATTTCAGACTGCTTGTAGAGTGGAATGAAAAGATGAACCTTACTGCTATTACAAAAGAGGAAGAGGTTTATTTAAAGCATTTTTACGACTCTATTACCGCAGCCTTTTATGTAGATCTAACAAAAGAGCAAACAGTATGTGATGTTGGAGCTGGAGCAGGCTTCCCAAGCATTCCCCTTAAAATTTGCTTTCCGAATCTGCATGTAACCATCGTAGATTCCTTGAAAAAAAGAATTACCTTCTTGGAGCATCTTGCCTCAGAGCTTGGATTAACCAATGTTCAATTTGTTCATGACAGAGCAGAAACCTTTGGACAAAACCCAGCCTATCGCGAAAAGTATGATCTAGTTACTGCAAGAGCGGTGGCGAGATTATCCGTCTTAAGCGAGCTCTGTTTACCGTTAGTGAAGCCAGGCGGCACCTTCATTCCAATGAAAGCAGCCGCAGCGAACGAGGAACTTGAAAAAGGCAAAAAAGCACTGCAAATCCTGGGAGCAAAAATGGAAACGATCCACTCCTTCTTACTCCCAATTGAAGAAAGCGAAAGAAATATTCTCATCATCCAAAAAACAAAAGCAACACCAAAGAAATACCCACGAAAACCAGGAACACCAAACA